The proteins below are encoded in one region of Amycolatopsis acidiphila:
- a CDS encoding SDR family oxidoreductase: protein MTESTLAGKTILVSGGSRGIGLAIAVRAAQDGANVALLAKTAEPHPKLEGTVFTAAAEIEAAGGRALPVVGDIRVDGDVEVAVAKTVEAFGGIDVVVNNASAINLSPTSEMTMKRYDLLQDVNTRGTFALSRAALPFLEKAGNPHILTLSPPLNLHPRWAGAHLAYTLSKYGMSLCTLGLADELTDRGIAANSLWPRTTIATAAIRNLLGGEAAASRARSPRIMADAAHLILTRDSRECTGNFFVDDEVLTAAGVTDLSGYRLTGREEDLDPDFFLPGSPLP from the coding sequence GTGACGGAGTCGACGCTGGCCGGGAAGACGATCCTGGTGTCGGGCGGAAGCAGGGGGATAGGCCTGGCCATCGCGGTGCGGGCCGCCCAGGACGGGGCGAACGTCGCCCTGCTGGCCAAGACCGCCGAGCCGCATCCGAAGCTGGAGGGGACGGTGTTCACCGCCGCGGCCGAGATCGAGGCCGCGGGTGGGCGGGCGCTGCCGGTCGTGGGCGACATCCGGGTCGACGGCGACGTCGAGGTGGCGGTGGCGAAGACGGTGGAGGCGTTCGGCGGGATCGACGTAGTGGTCAACAACGCCAGCGCGATCAACCTGTCGCCGACGTCGGAGATGACGATGAAGCGCTACGACCTCCTGCAGGACGTCAACACCCGCGGCACCTTCGCGTTGTCGCGGGCGGCACTGCCGTTCCTGGAGAAGGCGGGCAACCCGCACATCCTCACGCTGTCCCCGCCGCTGAACCTGCACCCGCGGTGGGCGGGTGCGCATCTGGCCTACACGTTGTCGAAGTACGGCATGAGCCTGTGCACCCTCGGGCTCGCCGACGAGCTGACGGACCGGGGCATCGCGGCGAACTCGCTGTGGCCGCGCACGACGATCGCGACGGCGGCGATCCGGAACCTGCTGGGCGGCGAGGCGGCGGCGTCCCGCGCCCGGTCGCCGCGGATCATGGCCGACGCCGCGCACCTGATCCTCACCAGGGACAGCCGCGAGTGCACCGGGAACTTCTTCGTCGACGACGAGGTGCTGACGGCGGCGGGGGTGACCGACCTGTCCGGTTATCGCCTCACCGGCCGGGAAGAGGACCTCGACCCCGACTTCTTCCTGCCCGGCAGCCCTCTTCCCTGA
- a CDS encoding amidohydrolase family protein, whose translation MPLQPWMKLISVDDHLIEHPRVWQDRLPAKYQDVGPRIVEKPLSEGGPNAQMWVYEDRIYPYIGLNAVAGKKPEEYGLEPVRYDDMIPGCYDPKARLADMDIDGVEAMMCFPSFPRFCGTVFLEAEDKELALACVQAYNDFVLDEWCAAAPGRLIPIVILPLWDVQASVAEIHRTAGKGAKGISFPDLPHALGLPSVHTDYWDPVFSAVEETGMPLCQHFGSGGATSIPQIAPDAPFAVMINLMGLNSMHATADWLFSPALHKHPKLKIGLSEGGVGWMPYLIERAGYVWRKHRFYQNINQDVEPLELFKKHFHGCFIEDDFGIENRHTIGVERITWECDYPHSDSFWPASRKRASETFANVPDDEVHQIVELNARRFYNLPAAANKPAEAGVAG comes from the coding sequence ATGCCGCTGCAGCCCTGGATGAAACTCATTTCGGTCGACGACCACCTGATCGAGCACCCGCGGGTGTGGCAGGACCGTTTGCCTGCCAAGTATCAGGATGTCGGCCCCCGGATCGTCGAGAAGCCCCTCAGCGAGGGTGGCCCGAACGCCCAGATGTGGGTCTACGAGGACCGGATCTACCCCTACATCGGCCTGAACGCCGTGGCAGGCAAGAAGCCCGAGGAGTACGGGCTCGAGCCGGTTCGCTACGACGACATGATCCCCGGGTGCTACGACCCGAAGGCGCGCCTGGCCGATATGGACATCGACGGCGTCGAGGCCATGATGTGCTTCCCGTCGTTCCCGCGGTTCTGCGGGACGGTGTTCCTGGAGGCCGAGGACAAGGAGCTCGCGCTGGCCTGCGTCCAGGCCTACAACGACTTCGTGCTCGACGAGTGGTGTGCCGCCGCGCCCGGCAGGCTGATCCCGATCGTCATCCTGCCGCTGTGGGATGTCCAGGCGTCGGTGGCGGAGATCCACCGCACCGCCGGCAAGGGCGCCAAGGGCATCTCGTTCCCGGACCTGCCGCATGCGCTCGGCCTGCCCTCGGTGCACACCGACTACTGGGACCCGGTGTTCTCGGCGGTCGAGGAAACGGGCATGCCGCTGTGCCAGCACTTCGGCAGCGGTGGGGCGACCTCGATCCCGCAGATCGCGCCGGACGCCCCGTTCGCGGTGATGATCAACCTGATGGGGCTCAACAGCATGCACGCCACCGCGGACTGGCTGTTCTCCCCGGCGCTGCACAAGCACCCGAAGCTGAAGATCGGCCTGTCCGAGGGCGGGGTCGGCTGGATGCCCTACCTGATCGAGCGCGCCGGGTACGTGTGGCGCAAGCACCGCTTCTACCAGAACATCAACCAGGACGTCGAGCCGCTGGAGCTGTTCAAGAAGCACTTCCACGGCTGCTTCATCGAGGACGACTTCGGGATCGAGAACCGGCACACCATCGGCGTCGAGCGGATCACCTGGGAGTGCGACTACCCGCACTCGGACTCGTTCTGGCCTGCCAGCCGCAAGCGCGCGTCGGAAACGTTCGCGAACGTGCCCGACGACGAGGTGCACCAGATCGTCGAGCTCAACGCCCGGCGGTTCTACAACCTGCCGGCCGCGGCGAACAAGCCGGCCGAAGCCGGCGTGGCGGGCTGA
- a CDS encoding FadR/GntR family transcriptional regulator → MAPRTVGRAQGALRSPSDTVARPVRVPKMAELVAAELRRQIIRGELAEGDALPSESELMEQFGISRPTLREAFRVLESESLIAIRRGAHGGARVQPPRREVAARYAGFILEYQGATLRDVYEARIALELPSVALLARRRTKDDLEVLTAALERHEAVPAGESLEAVRLHGDFHLLVVRLAGNETLALLSEMLHHIIEVANTSLQPDAGPLADRARRSTSKTHRKLVELIRARDAKGAEELWRRHLDEAEGYLLGDDAGSTVLDLLE, encoded by the coding sequence GTGGCACCCAGAACCGTGGGAAGGGCGCAGGGGGCGCTCCGTTCGCCGTCCGACACCGTGGCCCGGCCGGTCCGGGTGCCGAAGATGGCGGAACTGGTCGCGGCCGAGCTGCGCCGCCAGATCATCCGGGGCGAGCTCGCCGAGGGCGACGCGCTGCCTTCGGAGTCCGAGCTGATGGAACAGTTCGGCATCTCCCGCCCGACGCTGCGCGAGGCGTTCCGGGTGCTGGAGTCGGAGAGCCTCATCGCGATCCGGCGCGGCGCGCACGGCGGAGCGCGGGTCCAGCCGCCCCGCCGTGAGGTCGCCGCCCGGTACGCGGGATTCATCCTCGAGTACCAGGGCGCCACCCTGCGCGATGTGTACGAAGCGCGGATCGCGCTCGAGCTGCCCAGCGTGGCCCTGCTGGCCCGGCGCCGCACGAAGGACGACCTCGAAGTCCTGACGGCGGCGCTCGAACGGCACGAGGCCGTCCCGGCCGGGGAGTCGCTGGAGGCCGTGCGGCTGCACGGTGACTTCCACCTGCTGGTGGTGCGCCTGGCGGGCAACGAGACGCTCGCGCTGCTGAGCGAGATGCTGCACCACATCATCGAGGTGGCGAACACGTCGCTGCAGCCCGACGCCGGCCCACTGGCCGACCGCGCGCGACGCAGCACGTCCAAGACCCACCGCAAGCTCGTGGAGCTGATCCGGGCGCGCGACGCCAAGGGAGCCGAGGAGCTGTGGCGCCGCCATCTCGACGAGGCCGAGGGCTACCTGCTGGGCGACGACGCGGGCTCCACGGTCCTCGACCTGCTGGAGTGA
- a CDS encoding OB-fold domain-containing protein: protein MTQVSSVGTYLPCWGSALRRQAGDDEDALTLAVAAGRAALSGAGVAERVIVVSRELPLLEGGNGAVLLAGLGLDPELEVDERLGGAPAALDALSSARPRTLVIGTDLDPAGAAAVLTGDEGLSVRATARLARSLPVRTRDASGTVHDYGDPRLLRERGLLASVAAAGVEKPVAVAGADRKQAGSLCAGTAPELPTTGASAPFFALAALAEGGTTGTLLAVEQASLTGVLVETGPLRVSRREAAARPLPKGRYTPGAEIPISLAAYDRAFEPKLRWEAARHPGSDELDFPPRYRVGRDGSLSSDYTLVPLPRTGTVYTGVTVHVPVPGLKTPYSLVIVELDEVGVRALVKVTGTEPGTVDIGDRGRMVLRRVAVRSGVPDYGYAFEPEEA from the coding sequence ATGACACAGGTTTCTTCAGTAGGCACGTACCTTCCGTGCTGGGGAAGCGCCCTGCGCCGACAGGCAGGGGACGACGAGGACGCGCTCACGCTCGCCGTGGCGGCGGGACGGGCGGCGCTGAGCGGCGCCGGCGTCGCCGAGCGCGTGATCGTGGTCAGCCGTGAGCTGCCACTGCTCGAGGGGGGCAACGGCGCGGTCCTGCTCGCAGGGCTCGGCCTCGATCCCGAGCTCGAGGTCGACGAACGGCTCGGCGGCGCACCCGCCGCACTGGACGCGCTCAGCTCGGCACGGCCCCGCACGCTGGTGATCGGCACGGACCTCGACCCGGCCGGGGCCGCCGCGGTCCTCACCGGCGACGAGGGCCTGTCCGTCCGCGCGACGGCCCGGCTCGCCCGCAGCCTCCCCGTGCGCACCCGCGACGCGTCGGGCACCGTGCACGACTACGGCGATCCCCGGCTGCTGCGTGAGCGCGGCCTGCTCGCCTCCGTGGCCGCGGCGGGAGTCGAGAAGCCGGTCGCGGTCGCGGGAGCGGACCGCAAGCAGGCGGGCTCCCTGTGCGCGGGCACGGCGCCGGAGCTGCCCACGACCGGGGCCAGCGCGCCCTTCTTCGCGCTGGCGGCCCTGGCCGAGGGCGGCACGACCGGCACCCTCCTCGCGGTCGAGCAGGCCAGCCTGACCGGCGTGCTGGTCGAAACCGGCCCGCTGCGCGTCTCCCGCCGGGAGGCGGCGGCACGTCCGCTGCCGAAGGGCAGGTACACCCCGGGCGCGGAGATCCCGATCTCGCTGGCCGCCTACGACCGCGCCTTCGAACCCAAGCTGCGCTGGGAGGCCGCCCGCCACCCGGGCAGCGACGAGCTCGACTTCCCACCCCGCTACCGGGTCGGCCGGGACGGCTCGCTCAGCTCGGACTACACGCTGGTACCGCTGCCGCGCACCGGCACCGTCTACACCGGAGTCACCGTGCACGTCCCGGTGCCCGGTCTGAAGACCCCGTACTCGCTGGTCATCGTGGAGCTCGACGAGGTGGGCGTGCGGGCGCTGGTGAAAGTGACCGGTACCGAGCCCGGCACCGTCGACATCGGCGACCGCGGCCGGATGGTGCTGCGCCGGGTCGCCGTCCGCTCCGGCGTGCCGGACTACGGATACGCCTTCGAACCGGAGGAAGCATGA
- a CDS encoding class I adenylate-forming enzyme family protein, producing the protein MSVAMLLDTVASTLPERVLVGRRSGGLTAADLASRAAGGARVVRDAGADAVGFVGVSSPAFPVALFAAAQAGAPFTPLNYRLPAEQLAELAGGLGERPLLVVDEQYATLGLPGKTITVTEWLAAAAEADPLPPQDIDEDVPAVVLYTSGTTSKPKGAVLRHANLVSYVLQTVEFGSSAEDDAALISVPPYHVAGVGTVLTNTFSGRRMVYLPNFSPAGWLDLVRDEGITQAMLVPTMLARIVEQLGDTPADLPTLRSVAYGGARMPRPVLERALTVLPGAAFTNAYGLTETSSTIAVLGPDDHRAALGSADPAVRDRLSSAGRLVPGVEGQIRDELGTVLPAGETGQLWVRGGQVSGEYLGSGSLLDDEGWFHTRDQARFDHEGYLFISGRTDDTIIRGGENIAPAEIEDVLVHHPGVREVAVIGLPDDEWGARLVAVVVPHPGARPGGDEIKEYVRARLRGSRTPDDVVFRPELPHTATGKLLRRELVQDLLSGAGRS; encoded by the coding sequence ATGAGCGTCGCGATGCTGCTCGACACGGTCGCGTCCACGTTGCCGGAGCGGGTGCTCGTCGGGCGGCGCAGCGGTGGTCTCACGGCTGCGGATCTCGCTTCGCGTGCCGCGGGCGGTGCCCGGGTGGTGCGGGACGCCGGCGCCGACGCGGTGGGGTTCGTGGGAGTGAGCAGCCCGGCGTTCCCGGTCGCCCTGTTCGCCGCGGCTCAGGCGGGGGCTCCGTTCACCCCGCTCAACTACCGGCTGCCGGCCGAGCAGCTGGCCGAACTGGCCGGCGGCCTCGGCGAGCGGCCGCTGCTCGTCGTCGACGAGCAGTACGCCACGCTGGGACTGCCGGGCAAGACGATCACTGTCACCGAGTGGCTCGCCGCGGCCGCCGAGGCCGATCCGCTGCCCCCGCAGGACATCGACGAGGACGTGCCCGCGGTGGTGCTCTACACCAGCGGCACGACCTCGAAGCCGAAGGGCGCGGTCCTGCGGCACGCGAACCTGGTGTCCTACGTGCTGCAGACCGTCGAGTTCGGCTCGTCGGCGGAGGACGACGCCGCGTTGATCAGCGTGCCGCCCTACCACGTCGCGGGCGTGGGGACGGTGCTCACGAACACGTTCTCCGGCCGCCGCATGGTCTACCTGCCCAACTTCTCCCCGGCCGGCTGGCTCGACCTGGTGCGCGACGAGGGCATCACGCAGGCGATGCTGGTGCCCACCATGCTCGCGCGCATCGTCGAGCAGCTCGGCGACACCCCGGCGGACCTGCCCACCCTGCGCTCGGTCGCCTACGGTGGCGCGCGCATGCCGCGGCCGGTGCTGGAACGGGCTTTGACCGTGCTGCCCGGTGCCGCGTTCACCAACGCCTACGGCCTGACCGAGACCAGCTCGACGATCGCGGTGCTGGGCCCGGACGACCACCGTGCCGCACTCGGCTCGGCCGACCCCGCGGTGCGGGACCGGCTGTCTTCGGCCGGCCGGCTGGTCCCCGGGGTGGAGGGCCAGATCCGGGACGAGCTCGGCACCGTGCTGCCCGCGGGCGAGACCGGTCAGCTGTGGGTGCGTGGCGGGCAGGTTTCGGGGGAGTACCTCGGCTCCGGCTCGCTGCTGGACGACGAGGGCTGGTTCCACACCCGCGACCAGGCCCGGTTCGACCACGAGGGCTACCTGTTCATCTCCGGGCGCACGGACGACACGATCATCCGGGGCGGCGAGAACATCGCCCCCGCCGAGATCGAGGACGTGCTCGTGCACCACCCGGGGGTCAGGGAGGTCGCCGTGATCGGGCTGCCGGACGACGAGTGGGGCGCCCGGCTCGTCGCGGTCGTGGTGCCGCACCCGGGCGCCCGGCCCGGCGGCGACGAGATCAAGGAGTACGTGCGCGCCCGGCTGCGTGGGTCGCGCACCCCGGACGACGTGGTGTTCCGGCCGGAGCTGCCGCACACCGCGACCGGCAAGCTGCTCCGGCGCGAGCTGGTACAGGACCTGCTCTCCGGGGCGGGCCGGTCATGA
- a CDS encoding thiolase family protein: MVDVAIVGVGLHPFGRYEGKSALEMGADAVRDALADAGAQWRDVQCAYAGSMEVTNPEAVVGLLGLTGIPARAVLNGCATGNTSLTMAAKAVESGEHDLAIAIGLDKHPRGAFAADPSVSGLPGWYGEAGLFLTTHFFGMKATRYLHEHGLTTATLAKVAAKNFRNGAANPKAWRRKPISEEEILASPVLNHPLTQYMYCAPNEGAAAVLLCRADQAHKYTDKPVYLRASQLRSRRLGAFELLSPSLPLETAPSPTVDASRAAYEEAGIGPEDVDLAQLQDTDAGSEVIHMAENGFCKDGEQESLLAQGQTEIGGRLPVNTDGGLIANGEPVGASGLRQVYEIVTQLRGRAADRQVPGSPKVGYTHLYGAPGTAAVAILST; encoded by the coding sequence CTGGTGGATGTTGCGATTGTCGGCGTCGGGTTGCACCCGTTCGGCCGTTACGAGGGAAAGTCCGCGCTGGAGATGGGGGCGGACGCGGTTCGCGACGCGCTGGCCGACGCCGGCGCGCAGTGGCGGGACGTGCAGTGCGCGTACGCCGGCAGTATGGAGGTCACCAACCCCGAGGCGGTCGTCGGCCTGCTCGGCCTCACCGGTATCCCGGCCCGCGCCGTGCTGAACGGCTGCGCCACGGGCAACACCTCCCTGACGATGGCGGCCAAGGCCGTCGAAAGCGGCGAGCACGACCTCGCCATCGCGATCGGGCTGGACAAGCACCCGCGTGGCGCGTTCGCCGCGGACCCGTCGGTGTCGGGCCTGCCCGGCTGGTACGGCGAGGCCGGGCTGTTCCTGACGACCCACTTCTTCGGTATGAAGGCCACCCGGTACCTGCACGAGCACGGGCTGACCACGGCCACGCTCGCGAAGGTGGCGGCGAAGAACTTCCGCAACGGGGCGGCGAACCCGAAGGCCTGGCGGCGCAAGCCGATCTCCGAGGAGGAGATCCTGGCCTCGCCGGTGCTGAACCACCCGCTCACGCAGTACATGTACTGCGCGCCCAACGAAGGCGCCGCGGCTGTCCTGCTGTGCCGCGCCGACCAGGCGCACAAGTACACCGACAAGCCGGTCTACCTGCGGGCGAGCCAGCTGCGCAGCCGCCGCCTCGGCGCCTTCGAGCTGCTGAGCCCGTCACTTCCGCTCGAGACCGCGCCCAGCCCCACGGTCGACGCGTCCCGGGCCGCCTACGAGGAGGCGGGCATCGGGCCGGAGGACGTCGACCTCGCCCAGCTGCAGGACACCGACGCCGGCTCCGAGGTGATCCACATGGCGGAGAACGGTTTCTGCAAGGACGGCGAGCAGGAGTCGCTGCTGGCGCAGGGGCAGACGGAGATCGGGGGCAGGCTGCCGGTCAACACCGACGGGGGGCTGATCGCCAACGGCGAGCCGGTCGGCGCCTCGGGCCTTCGCCAGGTCTACGAGATCGTCACGCAGCTGCGCGGCCGCGCCGCGGACCGGCAGGTGCCGGGCAGCCCGAAGGTCGGCTACACGCATCTCTACGGCGCGCCCGGCACCGCCGCGGTCGCGATCCTGTCCACGTGA
- a CDS encoding class I adenylate-forming enzyme family protein → MASWSAAVVAAHRGSGRPAVIDGERTVTGAQLLGAAAAAVRWVDALGLPPGAPLPALVTTNADTFALLLAGAATGHPLAPLGPRLPVPELVVPLCDLGGHVLLHEPAFAETAGETGRVSGARPVPVPVFADDGGEPDRLAVPGPESVGVYLHTGGTTGAPKRVPLTQQVLARRSAVLSELVRFDQPDAVFATGSPVHHIGGLGNVLVALSAGATVVATPSFGVDWWRGLKALGVTHALLVPSMIEMLLTADALDTVPLRTLVYGASPIHPDTLRRVLEVLPGVRMVNLFGQTEGSPITSLTPADHLRALDGRPDLLRSVGRPVRGLTLRVEDPDETGAGELLVRAGHLSLPGPDGWLRTGDLGTVDDEGYVYLAGRTHDRIVRGGENVYPLEVEQVLRAHPAIASAGVVGVPDRRLGQTIAAFLVPVGELPAAGELHAFVRARLAGFKVPAFWYEVPALPHTGAGKLLRRQLAVWHADPAAADQRIKPIIQVDI, encoded by the coding sequence ATGGCGAGCTGGTCCGCCGCGGTCGTCGCCGCCCACCGCGGATCCGGACGGCCGGCGGTGATCGACGGCGAGCGGACGGTCACCGGCGCGCAGCTGCTGGGTGCCGCCGCGGCGGCGGTGCGCTGGGTCGACGCGCTCGGCCTGCCGCCCGGTGCCCCGTTGCCCGCGCTGGTCACCACCAACGCGGATACCTTCGCGCTGCTGCTGGCCGGGGCCGCGACCGGGCACCCGCTGGCACCGCTCGGGCCGAGGCTGCCGGTGCCGGAGCTGGTCGTGCCCCTGTGCGACCTCGGGGGGCACGTGCTCCTGCACGAACCCGCCTTCGCCGAGACCGCCGGGGAAACCGGTCGCGTGAGCGGAGCCCGGCCCGTTCCCGTCCCGGTGTTCGCCGACGACGGCGGCGAGCCGGACCGGCTGGCCGTTCCCGGTCCGGAGTCGGTGGGGGTCTACCTGCACACCGGTGGCACGACCGGCGCGCCCAAGCGGGTGCCGCTGACCCAGCAGGTGCTCGCGCGGCGGAGTGCGGTCCTGTCCGAGCTGGTGCGGTTCGACCAGCCTGACGCGGTGTTCGCGACGGGGTCGCCGGTGCACCACATCGGCGGGCTGGGCAACGTACTGGTCGCGCTGTCGGCAGGCGCGACCGTCGTCGCCACGCCGTCGTTCGGCGTCGACTGGTGGCGCGGGCTGAAGGCGCTCGGCGTGACGCACGCGCTGCTGGTGCCCAGCATGATCGAGATGCTGCTGACCGCCGACGCGCTCGACACCGTGCCGCTGCGCACGCTCGTCTACGGCGCTTCGCCCATCCATCCGGACACCCTGCGCCGGGTGCTGGAGGTGCTGCCGGGCGTGCGCATGGTGAACCTGTTCGGGCAGACCGAGGGCAGCCCGATCACCAGCCTCACGCCGGCGGACCACCTGCGTGCCCTCGACGGGCGCCCGGACCTGCTGCGTTCGGTCGGCCGCCCGGTGCGCGGGCTGACCCTGCGCGTCGAGGACCCGGACGAGACCGGGGCCGGTGAGCTGCTGGTCCGGGCCGGGCATCTGAGCCTGCCCGGCCCGGACGGCTGGCTGCGCACCGGCGACCTGGGCACCGTGGACGACGAGGGCTACGTGTACCTGGCCGGGCGGACCCACGACCGGATCGTGCGCGGGGGCGAGAACGTCTATCCCCTCGAGGTCGAGCAGGTGCTGCGGGCACATCCGGCGATCGCGTCCGCCGGCGTCGTCGGGGTACCGGACCGGCGGCTCGGGCAGACGATCGCCGCGTTCCTCGTGCCGGTGGGCGAGCTGCCCGCTGCGGGGGAGCTGCACGCCTTCGTGCGCGCACGGCTGGCCGGCTTCAAGGTGCCCGCGTTCTGGTACGAGGTGCCCGCGCTGCCGCACACGGGTGCCGGGAAGCTGCTGCGCCGGCAGCTGGCCGTCTGGCACGCCGACCCGGCGGCCGCCGACCAGCGGATCAAGCCGATTATTCAGGTAGATATTTGA
- a CDS encoding SDR family oxidoreductase — translation MALADGVVLVTGGAGGLGEAAVRRVAVAGAAVVIADLADDKAEKLAADLGDRVRYVRTDVTDEASVANAVAEAGKLGTFRYAVVAHGGFGVAEKVVQRDGSPSSLDGFTKTIDLYLTGTYNVLRIASAAIAKTEPDGDGQRGAVVTTASIAAFEGQIGQIAYSAAKAGVVGMTIVAARDLGSLGIRVVTVAPGTMRTPIMERVGEEALAKFAANIPNPKRLGKPEEYAGLVAHILENPYLNGETIRLDGAQRFTPR, via the coding sequence GTGGCTCTGGCGGACGGTGTCGTTCTGGTGACAGGTGGCGCGGGTGGCCTCGGCGAGGCCGCGGTGCGGCGGGTGGCCGTGGCGGGCGCCGCGGTGGTGATCGCCGACCTTGCCGACGACAAGGCGGAGAAGCTGGCCGCGGATCTCGGCGACCGGGTCCGGTACGTCCGGACCGACGTGACGGACGAGGCGAGCGTGGCCAACGCCGTGGCCGAGGCCGGAAAGCTCGGCACGTTCCGGTACGCGGTCGTGGCGCACGGCGGGTTCGGCGTCGCGGAGAAGGTCGTGCAGCGCGACGGCAGCCCGTCCTCGCTCGACGGCTTCACCAAGACGATCGACCTGTACCTGACCGGCACCTACAACGTGCTGCGGATCGCGTCGGCGGCCATCGCGAAGACGGAGCCGGACGGCGACGGTCAGCGGGGCGCGGTGGTGACGACCGCGAGCATCGCCGCGTTCGAGGGCCAGATCGGGCAGATCGCCTATTCCGCGGCGAAGGCCGGGGTGGTGGGCATGACGATCGTCGCGGCCCGCGACCTCGGCTCGCTGGGCATCCGGGTGGTCACCGTCGCCCCGGGCACCATGCGGACGCCGATCATGGAGCGGGTGGGGGAGGAGGCACTGGCGAAGTTCGCGGCGAACATCCCCAACCCCAAGCGCCTCGGCAAGCCCGAGGAGTACGCCGGGCTGGTGGCGCACATCCTGGAGAACCCCTACCTCAACGGCGAGACCATCCGCCTGGACGGCGCCCAGCGGTTCACCCCGCGCTGA
- a CDS encoding Zn-ribbon domain-containing OB-fold protein: MELPRRGRLWTFTTQRFRPPSPPYAGADTPETFVPFSVGYVELPGACRVEARLTEPDPDKLAIGQEMELTVLPFGSTPEGDETVVFAFQPVR, from the coding sequence GTGGAGCTGCCCCGTCGTGGCCGGCTGTGGACGTTCACCACGCAACGGTTCCGTCCCCCGTCGCCGCCCTATGCCGGTGCCGACACGCCGGAGACGTTCGTCCCGTTCAGCGTGGGATATGTGGAGCTGCCGGGGGCCTGCCGGGTGGAGGCCAGGCTGACCGAGCCCGATCCGGACAAGCTCGCGATCGGGCAGGAGATGGAGCTGACCGTTCTGCCGTTCGGCTCGACGCCCGAGGGCGACGAGACGGTCGTGTTCGCTTTCCAGCCGGTTCGGTAA
- a CDS encoding CaiB/BaiF CoA transferase family protein: MEPILEGVKVVELAAWTFVPSAGAVLADWGADVIKIEHPETGDPQRGLVNSGVVAGRDGVNHFIEQPNRGKRSIGVDVSKPEGLEVVYKLVEQADVFITNLLPGSRQRLGVDVESIRARNPKIVYARGHGYGAKGEEADRGGFDLAAYWARGGIGDALAVTEDAYPPAQRPAFGDVFGGFAIAGGIAAALFRRERTGKPSVVDVSLLAAAVWQLGPDIVGSKLIGSTIPKYDLEEMPNPVASLYRTADNRFIALVLLQADRFWGELCTRIGREDMAADERFADAKTRFAHRRECIAELRKTFESRPLKHWQQRLEGFDAVWDTFQNALELHDDPQVKANGYLPEVTDANGNTFALAANPVQFDETPAQLRPAPGHGQHTEELLLELGFDWDQIIALKTSSAVL, encoded by the coding sequence GTGGAACCCATTCTCGAGGGTGTGAAGGTCGTCGAGCTCGCCGCGTGGACCTTCGTCCCGTCGGCGGGCGCGGTGCTCGCCGACTGGGGTGCCGACGTGATCAAGATCGAGCATCCCGAGACCGGTGACCCGCAACGCGGCCTGGTCAACTCCGGCGTGGTCGCCGGCCGCGACGGCGTGAACCACTTCATCGAGCAGCCCAACCGCGGCAAGCGCAGCATCGGCGTTGACGTGTCCAAGCCCGAAGGGCTGGAGGTGGTCTACAAGCTGGTCGAGCAGGCCGACGTGTTCATCACCAACCTGCTTCCCGGGTCCCGTCAGCGTCTCGGCGTCGACGTCGAGAGCATCCGGGCACGCAACCCCAAGATCGTCTACGCCCGCGGGCACGGCTACGGCGCCAAGGGCGAGGAGGCCGACCGCGGTGGTTTCGACCTGGCCGCGTACTGGGCCCGGGGTGGCATCGGCGACGCCCTCGCCGTCACCGAGGACGCCTATCCCCCGGCGCAGCGCCCGGCTTTCGGTGACGTGTTCGGCGGTTTCGCGATCGCGGGCGGGATCGCGGCCGCGTTGTTCCGCCGGGAACGCACCGGCAAGCCCTCGGTGGTCGACGTGTCCCTGCTGGCGGCGGCGGTCTGGCAGCTGGGGCCGGACATCGTCGGGTCGAAGCTGATCGGCTCGACGATTCCCAAGTACGACCTGGAGGAGATGCCGAACCCGGTGGCGAGCCTCTACCGCACGGCGGACAACAGGTTCATCGCGCTCGTACTGCTGCAGGCCGACCGGTTCTGGGGCGAGCTGTGCACCCGGATCGGCCGGGAGGACATGGCCGCGGACGAGCGCTTCGCCGACGCCAAGACCCGGTTCGCGCACCGGCGCGAGTGCATCGCCGAGCTGCGCAAGACCTTCGAGAGCCGGCCGCTGAAGCACTGGCAGCAGCGGCTGGAGGGTTTCGACGCGGTCTGGGACACCTTCCAGAACGCCTTGGAGCTGCACGACGACCCACAGGTCAAGGCCAACGGCTACCTTCCCGAGGTCACCGACGCGAACGGCAACACCTTCGCACTCGCGGCGAACCCGGTGCAGTTCGACGAGACCCCGGCCCAGCTGCGCCCGGCCCCCGGCCACGGCCAGCACACCGAAGAGCTGCTGCTCGAGCTCGGGTTCGACTGGGACCAGATCATCGCACTGAAGACCTCGTCGGCGGTCCTCTAG